A single window of Grus americana isolate bGruAme1 chromosome 6, bGruAme1.mat, whole genome shotgun sequence DNA harbors:
- the STAT1 gene encoding signal transducer and activator of transcription 1-alpha/beta isoform X2, whose product MAQWYQLQQLDSKFLEQVHQLYDDSFPMEIRQYLAQWLENQDWEHAANNVSFATVLFHDLLSQLDDQFSRFLIENNFLLQHNIRKSKRNLQDNFQEDPIHMAMIIYNCLKEERKILNSAQLSNQMEVGSIQNTVIGMLDKQKELDAKVKAVKNSVIDVEQDIKTLEDMQDEYDFKCKTLQNREHESNGLSQEEYKKEQMNLKKMFLSLDLKRKEVVNKIVQLLNTTEHTQSALINEELVEWKHRQQTACIGGPPNACLDQLQNWFTIVAESLQQVRQQLKKLEELEQKFTYDPDPITKNKQVLQDRTYSLFKQLIQSSFVVERQPCMPTHPQRPLVLKTGVQFTVKLRLLVKLQELNYNLKVKVLFDKDVSEKNSVKGFRKFNILGTNTKVMNMEESTNGSLAAEFRHLQLKEQKNAGSRTNEGPLIVTEELHSLSFETQLCQPGLVIDLETTSLPIVVISNVSQLPSGWASILWFNMLSTDPKNLSFFLNPPFAKWSKLSEVLSWQFSSVTKRGLNADQLSMLGEKLLGSACGGSHDGLIPWTRFCKENINDKNFPFWLWIEGILELIKKHLLCLWNDGCIMGFISKEKERALLKDQSPGTFLLRFSESSREGAITFTWVEGSQNEPQFHSVEPYTKKELSAVTFPDIIRNYKVMAAENIPENPLRFLYPDIPKDNAFGKYYSRPKEAPEPMDLDGPKGNGYIKTELISVSEVHPSRLQSPENLLPMSPEEFDEVSRMVSPAEIDTVMCSAYST is encoded by the exons ATGGCTCAGTGGTATCAGCTACAGCAACTTGATTCCAAGTTTTTAGAGCAAGTTCACCAGCTATACGATGACAGCTTTCCAATGGAAATCAGGCAGTACCTCGCACAGTGGCTGGAAAACCAGGATTG GGAACATGCAGCCAACAACGTATCTTTTGCTACGGTGCTATTCCACGACCTGCTGTCACAGCTCGATGATCAATTTAGTAGATTCTTGATAGAAAACAACTTTTTGCTGCAACACAACATAAGGAAAAGCAAACGTAATCTTCAG GATAACTTCCAAGAAGATCCAATACATATGGCAATGATCATCTACAACTGtctgaaagaagagaggaaaattctGAACAGTGCCCAGTTGTCAAATCAG ATGGAAGTGGGCAGCATACAGAACACTGTGATTGGGATGCTGGACAAACAGAAAGAGCTTGATGCGAAAGTTAAGGCTGTAAAAAATAGCGTTATA GACGTGGAGCAAGACATCAAGACATTGGAAGATATGCAAGATGAATATGACTTTAAATGTAAAACCTTGCAGAACAGAG AGCACGAGTCCAATGGTTTGTCACAGGAGGAATATAAGAAAGAACAGATGAATCTCAAGAAGATGTTTTTGTCACTTGACCTCAAGAGAAAG GAAGTGGTGAACAAGATAGTACAGCTGCTGAACACCACAGAGCACACACAGAGTGCTCTTATTAATGAGGAGCTGGTGGAGTGGAAACACAGGCAACAGACTGCATGTATTGGCGGCCCACCCAACGCCTGCCTTGACCAGCTACAGAACTG GTTCACCATTGTTGCTGAAAGTCTACAGCAAGTTCGTCAGCAGCTCAAAAAACTTGAGGAACTGGAGCAGAAGTTTACCTATGACCCTGATCCCatcacaaaaaacaaacaagttcTGCAGGACCGGACATACAGTCTTTTCAAACAGCTCATCCAGAG CTCCTTTGTGGTAGAGAGGCAGCCCTGCATGCCAACACATCCTCAGAGGCCATTAGTTCTGAAGACAGGCGTACAGTTTACTGTAAAGCTGAG ATTGCTGGTGAAATTGCAGGAATTGAACTACAACTTGAAAGTCAAAGTTTTATTTGATAA agatgTAAGTGAGAAGAACTCAGTCAAAGG GTTCAggaaatttaatattttgggaacaaacacaaaagtaaTGAACATGGAAGAATCTACTAATGGAAGTCTAGCAGCAGAATTCAGGCACTTg caactgaaagaacagaagaacGCGGGAAGCAGAACAAATGAG ggTCCTCTCATTGTAACAGAAGAGCTTCACTCTCTGAGTTTTGAGACACAGCTGTGCCAGCCTGGCTTAGTAATAGACCTTGAG ACCACGTCCCTTCCCATTGTTGTGATCTCAAATGTGAGCCAGCTTCCAAGTGGATGGGCTTCTATCTTGTGGTTCAACATGCTGTCTACTGATCCCAAG AACTTGTCCTTCTTTCTGAATCCACCTTTTGCAAAGTGGTCTAAACTTTCCGAAGTTCTGAGTTGgcagttttcttctgtaacaAAGAGAGGACTTAATGCAGATCAGCTGAGCATGCTGGGAGAGAAGCTACTTG GGTCAGCATGTGGAGGATCTCATGATGGCCTTATTCCTTGGACAAGATTCTGCAAG gaaaatataaatgacaaaaatttCCCCTTTTGGCTGTGGATTGAGGGAATTCTGGAGCTTATTAAGAAACACCTCCTGTGTCTCTGGAATGATGG CTGCATCATGGGTTTCATTAGTAAGGAGAAAGAACGTGCTTTGTTGAAGGACCAGAGTCCAGGAACATTTTTACTAAGATTcagtgaaagcagcagagaaggagcAATCACATTTACTTGGGTAGAAGGATCTCAAAATG AGCCCCAGTTCCATTCAGTAGAGCCATACACCAAGAAGGAGCTCTCTGCTGTTACTTTCCCTGATATCATTCGCAACTACAAAGTGATGGCAGCTGAAAACATCCCTGAAAATCCCCTGAGATTTCTGTACCCAGATATACCCAAAGACAATGCCTTTGGCAAATACTACTCCAGGCCGAAGGAGG CACCAGAGCCCATGGACTTGGATGGTCCCAAGGGAAATGGCTACATCAAGACTGAGTTAATCTCTGTATCTGAAGT CCATCCTTCCAGGCTCCAGTCTCCAGAAAATCTGCTCCCCATGTCTCCTGAAGAGTTCGATGAGGTGTCTCGGATGGTGAGCCCAGCAGAGATCGATACTGTG ATGTGCTCAGCATATTCAACTTAA
- the STAT1 gene encoding signal transducer and activator of transcription 1-alpha/beta isoform X3 translates to MAQWYQLQQLDSKFLEQVHQLYDDSFPMEIRQYLAQWLENQDWEHAANNVSFATVLFHDLLSQLDDQFSRFLIENNFLLQHNIRKSKRNLQDNFQEDPIHMAMIIYNCLKEERKILNSAQLSNQMEVGSIQNTVIGMLDKQKELDAKVKAVKNSVIDVEQDIKTLEDMQDEYDFKCKTLQNREHESNGLSQEEYKKEQMNLKKMFLSLDLKRKEVVNKIVQLLNTTEHTQSALINEELVEWKHRQQTACIGGPPNACLDQLQNWFTIVAESLQQVRQQLKKLEELEQKFTYDPDPITKNKQVLQDRTYSLFKQLIQSSFVVERQPCMPTHPQRPLVLKTGVQFTVKLRLLVKLQELNYNLKVKVLFDKDVSEKNSVKGFRKFNILGTNTKVMNMEESTNGSLAAEFRHLQLKEQKNAGSRTNEGPLIVTEELHSLSFETQLCQPGLVIDLETTSLPIVVISNVSQLPSGWASILWFNMLSTDPKNLSFFLNPPFAKWSKLSEVLSWQFSSVTKRGLNADQLSMLGEKLLGSACGGSHDGLIPWTRFCKENINDKNFPFWLWIEGILELIKKHLLCLWNDGCIMGFISKEKERALLKDQSPGTFLLRFSESSREGAITFTWVEGSQNEPQFHSVEPYTKKELSAVTFPDIIRNYKVMAAENIPENPLRFLYPDIPKDNAFGKYYSRPKEAPEPMDLDGPKGNGYIKTELISVSEVHPSRLQSPENLLPMSPEEFDEVSRMVSPAEIDTVDV, encoded by the exons ATGGCTCAGTGGTATCAGCTACAGCAACTTGATTCCAAGTTTTTAGAGCAAGTTCACCAGCTATACGATGACAGCTTTCCAATGGAAATCAGGCAGTACCTCGCACAGTGGCTGGAAAACCAGGATTG GGAACATGCAGCCAACAACGTATCTTTTGCTACGGTGCTATTCCACGACCTGCTGTCACAGCTCGATGATCAATTTAGTAGATTCTTGATAGAAAACAACTTTTTGCTGCAACACAACATAAGGAAAAGCAAACGTAATCTTCAG GATAACTTCCAAGAAGATCCAATACATATGGCAATGATCATCTACAACTGtctgaaagaagagaggaaaattctGAACAGTGCCCAGTTGTCAAATCAG ATGGAAGTGGGCAGCATACAGAACACTGTGATTGGGATGCTGGACAAACAGAAAGAGCTTGATGCGAAAGTTAAGGCTGTAAAAAATAGCGTTATA GACGTGGAGCAAGACATCAAGACATTGGAAGATATGCAAGATGAATATGACTTTAAATGTAAAACCTTGCAGAACAGAG AGCACGAGTCCAATGGTTTGTCACAGGAGGAATATAAGAAAGAACAGATGAATCTCAAGAAGATGTTTTTGTCACTTGACCTCAAGAGAAAG GAAGTGGTGAACAAGATAGTACAGCTGCTGAACACCACAGAGCACACACAGAGTGCTCTTATTAATGAGGAGCTGGTGGAGTGGAAACACAGGCAACAGACTGCATGTATTGGCGGCCCACCCAACGCCTGCCTTGACCAGCTACAGAACTG GTTCACCATTGTTGCTGAAAGTCTACAGCAAGTTCGTCAGCAGCTCAAAAAACTTGAGGAACTGGAGCAGAAGTTTACCTATGACCCTGATCCCatcacaaaaaacaaacaagttcTGCAGGACCGGACATACAGTCTTTTCAAACAGCTCATCCAGAG CTCCTTTGTGGTAGAGAGGCAGCCCTGCATGCCAACACATCCTCAGAGGCCATTAGTTCTGAAGACAGGCGTACAGTTTACTGTAAAGCTGAG ATTGCTGGTGAAATTGCAGGAATTGAACTACAACTTGAAAGTCAAAGTTTTATTTGATAA agatgTAAGTGAGAAGAACTCAGTCAAAGG GTTCAggaaatttaatattttgggaacaaacacaaaagtaaTGAACATGGAAGAATCTACTAATGGAAGTCTAGCAGCAGAATTCAGGCACTTg caactgaaagaacagaagaacGCGGGAAGCAGAACAAATGAG ggTCCTCTCATTGTAACAGAAGAGCTTCACTCTCTGAGTTTTGAGACACAGCTGTGCCAGCCTGGCTTAGTAATAGACCTTGAG ACCACGTCCCTTCCCATTGTTGTGATCTCAAATGTGAGCCAGCTTCCAAGTGGATGGGCTTCTATCTTGTGGTTCAACATGCTGTCTACTGATCCCAAG AACTTGTCCTTCTTTCTGAATCCACCTTTTGCAAAGTGGTCTAAACTTTCCGAAGTTCTGAGTTGgcagttttcttctgtaacaAAGAGAGGACTTAATGCAGATCAGCTGAGCATGCTGGGAGAGAAGCTACTTG GGTCAGCATGTGGAGGATCTCATGATGGCCTTATTCCTTGGACAAGATTCTGCAAG gaaaatataaatgacaaaaatttCCCCTTTTGGCTGTGGATTGAGGGAATTCTGGAGCTTATTAAGAAACACCTCCTGTGTCTCTGGAATGATGG CTGCATCATGGGTTTCATTAGTAAGGAGAAAGAACGTGCTTTGTTGAAGGACCAGAGTCCAGGAACATTTTTACTAAGATTcagtgaaagcagcagagaaggagcAATCACATTTACTTGGGTAGAAGGATCTCAAAATG AGCCCCAGTTCCATTCAGTAGAGCCATACACCAAGAAGGAGCTCTCTGCTGTTACTTTCCCTGATATCATTCGCAACTACAAAGTGATGGCAGCTGAAAACATCCCTGAAAATCCCCTGAGATTTCTGTACCCAGATATACCCAAAGACAATGCCTTTGGCAAATACTACTCCAGGCCGAAGGAGG CACCAGAGCCCATGGACTTGGATGGTCCCAAGGGAAATGGCTACATCAAGACTGAGTTAATCTCTGTATCTGAAGT CCATCCTTCCAGGCTCCAGTCTCCAGAAAATCTGCTCCCCATGTCTCCTGAAGAGTTCGATGAGGTGTCTCGGATGGTGAGCCCAGCAGAGATCGATACTGTG GATGTTTAG
- the STAT1 gene encoding signal transducer and activator of transcription 1-alpha/beta isoform X1, with amino-acid sequence MAQWYQLQQLDSKFLEQVHQLYDDSFPMEIRQYLAQWLENQDWEHAANNVSFATVLFHDLLSQLDDQFSRFLIENNFLLQHNIRKSKRNLQDNFQEDPIHMAMIIYNCLKEERKILNSAQLSNQMEVGSIQNTVIGMLDKQKELDAKVKAVKNSVIDVEQDIKTLEDMQDEYDFKCKTLQNREHESNGLSQEEYKKEQMNLKKMFLSLDLKRKEVVNKIVQLLNTTEHTQSALINEELVEWKHRQQTACIGGPPNACLDQLQNWFTIVAESLQQVRQQLKKLEELEQKFTYDPDPITKNKQVLQDRTYSLFKQLIQSSFVVERQPCMPTHPQRPLVLKTGVQFTVKLRLLVKLQELNYNLKVKVLFDKDVSEKNSVKGFRKFNILGTNTKVMNMEESTNGSLAAEFRHLQLKEQKNAGSRTNEGPLIVTEELHSLSFETQLCQPGLVIDLETTSLPIVVISNVSQLPSGWASILWFNMLSTDPKNLSFFLNPPFAKWSKLSEVLSWQFSSVTKRGLNADQLSMLGEKLLGSACGGSHDGLIPWTRFCKENINDKNFPFWLWIEGILELIKKHLLCLWNDGCIMGFISKEKERALLKDQSPGTFLLRFSESSREGAITFTWVEGSQNEPQFHSVEPYTKKELSAVTFPDIIRNYKVMAAENIPENPLRFLYPDIPKDNAFGKYYSRPKEAPEPMDLDGPKGNGYIKTELISVSEVHPSRLQSPENLLPMSPEEFDEVSRMVSPAEIDTVVCTTSQPCVGGLSQNLLFPFFSPSDIHQPPNTS; translated from the exons ATGGCTCAGTGGTATCAGCTACAGCAACTTGATTCCAAGTTTTTAGAGCAAGTTCACCAGCTATACGATGACAGCTTTCCAATGGAAATCAGGCAGTACCTCGCACAGTGGCTGGAAAACCAGGATTG GGAACATGCAGCCAACAACGTATCTTTTGCTACGGTGCTATTCCACGACCTGCTGTCACAGCTCGATGATCAATTTAGTAGATTCTTGATAGAAAACAACTTTTTGCTGCAACACAACATAAGGAAAAGCAAACGTAATCTTCAG GATAACTTCCAAGAAGATCCAATACATATGGCAATGATCATCTACAACTGtctgaaagaagagaggaaaattctGAACAGTGCCCAGTTGTCAAATCAG ATGGAAGTGGGCAGCATACAGAACACTGTGATTGGGATGCTGGACAAACAGAAAGAGCTTGATGCGAAAGTTAAGGCTGTAAAAAATAGCGTTATA GACGTGGAGCAAGACATCAAGACATTGGAAGATATGCAAGATGAATATGACTTTAAATGTAAAACCTTGCAGAACAGAG AGCACGAGTCCAATGGTTTGTCACAGGAGGAATATAAGAAAGAACAGATGAATCTCAAGAAGATGTTTTTGTCACTTGACCTCAAGAGAAAG GAAGTGGTGAACAAGATAGTACAGCTGCTGAACACCACAGAGCACACACAGAGTGCTCTTATTAATGAGGAGCTGGTGGAGTGGAAACACAGGCAACAGACTGCATGTATTGGCGGCCCACCCAACGCCTGCCTTGACCAGCTACAGAACTG GTTCACCATTGTTGCTGAAAGTCTACAGCAAGTTCGTCAGCAGCTCAAAAAACTTGAGGAACTGGAGCAGAAGTTTACCTATGACCCTGATCCCatcacaaaaaacaaacaagttcTGCAGGACCGGACATACAGTCTTTTCAAACAGCTCATCCAGAG CTCCTTTGTGGTAGAGAGGCAGCCCTGCATGCCAACACATCCTCAGAGGCCATTAGTTCTGAAGACAGGCGTACAGTTTACTGTAAAGCTGAG ATTGCTGGTGAAATTGCAGGAATTGAACTACAACTTGAAAGTCAAAGTTTTATTTGATAA agatgTAAGTGAGAAGAACTCAGTCAAAGG GTTCAggaaatttaatattttgggaacaaacacaaaagtaaTGAACATGGAAGAATCTACTAATGGAAGTCTAGCAGCAGAATTCAGGCACTTg caactgaaagaacagaagaacGCGGGAAGCAGAACAAATGAG ggTCCTCTCATTGTAACAGAAGAGCTTCACTCTCTGAGTTTTGAGACACAGCTGTGCCAGCCTGGCTTAGTAATAGACCTTGAG ACCACGTCCCTTCCCATTGTTGTGATCTCAAATGTGAGCCAGCTTCCAAGTGGATGGGCTTCTATCTTGTGGTTCAACATGCTGTCTACTGATCCCAAG AACTTGTCCTTCTTTCTGAATCCACCTTTTGCAAAGTGGTCTAAACTTTCCGAAGTTCTGAGTTGgcagttttcttctgtaacaAAGAGAGGACTTAATGCAGATCAGCTGAGCATGCTGGGAGAGAAGCTACTTG GGTCAGCATGTGGAGGATCTCATGATGGCCTTATTCCTTGGACAAGATTCTGCAAG gaaaatataaatgacaaaaatttCCCCTTTTGGCTGTGGATTGAGGGAATTCTGGAGCTTATTAAGAAACACCTCCTGTGTCTCTGGAATGATGG CTGCATCATGGGTTTCATTAGTAAGGAGAAAGAACGTGCTTTGTTGAAGGACCAGAGTCCAGGAACATTTTTACTAAGATTcagtgaaagcagcagagaaggagcAATCACATTTACTTGGGTAGAAGGATCTCAAAATG AGCCCCAGTTCCATTCAGTAGAGCCATACACCAAGAAGGAGCTCTCTGCTGTTACTTTCCCTGATATCATTCGCAACTACAAAGTGATGGCAGCTGAAAACATCCCTGAAAATCCCCTGAGATTTCTGTACCCAGATATACCCAAAGACAATGCCTTTGGCAAATACTACTCCAGGCCGAAGGAGG CACCAGAGCCCATGGACTTGGATGGTCCCAAGGGAAATGGCTACATCAAGACTGAGTTAATCTCTGTATCTGAAGT CCATCCTTCCAGGCTCCAGTCTCCAGAAAATCTGCTCCCCATGTCTCCTGAAGAGTTCGATGAGGTGTCTCGGATGGTGAGCCCAGCAGAGATCGATACTGTGGTATGTACCACAAGCCAGCCTTGTGTGGGAGGGTTGAGCCAGaacttgctttttccttttttttccccttcagacaTCCATCAGCCACCTAACACAAGCTAA